In Microbacterium binotii, one DNA window encodes the following:
- a CDS encoding ASCH domain-containing protein, with amino-acid sequence MSESSASSVALTRDIAAAERMWEEYRTAHPEAVSASPEYTVEHFGDSARLADELLDIVLSGRKRATAELVADFVARGDAVPRIGSHWIACDSTGAPRIVIRSTELRLGPFGSADASFARDEGEDDGSLESWRREHRRYWDRVSAARGAVWSEDEEIVFERFSVVWPPEHAD; translated from the coding sequence ATGTCCGAGTCATCCGCTTCCTCCGTGGCCCTCACGCGCGACATCGCCGCTGCCGAACGGATGTGGGAGGAGTACCGCACCGCCCACCCCGAGGCGGTGAGTGCTTCGCCCGAGTACACCGTCGAGCACTTCGGCGACTCGGCGCGCCTGGCCGATGAGCTCCTCGACATCGTCCTGTCCGGACGTAAGCGCGCGACCGCAGAACTCGTCGCTGACTTCGTGGCGCGTGGCGATGCCGTACCGCGTATCGGTTCCCACTGGATCGCCTGCGACAGCACGGGCGCACCGCGCATCGTCATCCGCAGCACCGAGCTTCGCCTCGGCCCCTTCGGGAGCGCCGATGCATCCTTCGCCCGAGACGAGGGGGAGGACGACGGCTCGCTCGAGAGCTGGCGGCGCGAGCACCGGCGGTACTGGGATCGGGTCAGCGCCGCGCGCGGCGCCGTCTGGTCGGAGGACGAGGAGATCGTCTTCGAGCGGTTCTCCGTGGTGTGGCCGCCGGAACACGCGGACTGA
- a CDS encoding glycosyltransferase family 2 protein: MAKTPALPSARKRQWGSERSREPLPTLHPRPSAAKIVWARVAIAITVAGWAAYMLTTALRQIFAYDGEHIWPTIEACIYALVITALSFSALMFLVQREAALRRFRDHERVPRAELDRHFDDEHGEGMTVLIPSYAEEPAVIRKTMWSAALQEYPSLRVVLLLDDPPFPTDPHTLARLEATRQIALGIAEDLAEPAYRFTEALFDFEQRAATGGVGEAEIRSLRDEYRYAVAWLNDMADSEPHEDHVDTFFIDQVVRGLADDLDLTASALESAAESGTELSHQRLHELHRRLVWIFSVDVGTFERKRYASLSSEANKAMNLNAYIGLMGGRYRFVEGPGRKTVLRLVAGAGQEADLVIPNSDYLLTLDADSLLLRDYCLRLVYFLEQPGNERVAVTQTPYSSFRGAPTRIERLAGATTDIQHILHQGMSGYDATFWVGANAVIRMEAMDDIMQIDDVDGFEVRRYVQDRTVIEDTESSVDLADHNWTLVNYPERLSYSATPPDFGSLVVQRRRWANGGLLILPKFLRQVRARRRTSRPVRLGEWMIRVNYMASLAWASFALLFLLTFPFDSDLLSPLVLVAAAPYFLCQASDLKYSGYRYLDILRIYGFNLILLPVNLAGVLKSVEQGLTGRKIPFARTPKVRERTATTLLYVVAPWAIVAFSIFTAWWSFNAQNWGTFFFGALNTVCALWACVENIGIRNSIVDVWMGLTNWMWVTVPTETVGRAAPGEPGFDWQDALFHGYPAAGDPVRRAARPTPSAAVKTAPSRALEARSAAGRRA; the protein is encoded by the coding sequence ATGGCGAAGACTCCTGCGCTTCCGAGCGCACGAAAGCGGCAGTGGGGATCCGAACGGAGCCGCGAACCGCTGCCCACGCTTCACCCGCGGCCCTCGGCCGCGAAGATCGTCTGGGCACGCGTCGCCATCGCGATCACGGTCGCCGGCTGGGCCGCCTACATGCTCACCACCGCACTCCGCCAGATCTTCGCCTACGACGGCGAGCACATCTGGCCCACGATCGAGGCCTGCATCTACGCGCTCGTGATCACCGCATTGAGTTTCTCCGCGCTGATGTTCCTCGTGCAGCGCGAGGCTGCGCTCAGACGATTCCGCGATCACGAGCGGGTGCCCCGCGCGGAGCTCGACCGCCACTTCGACGACGAGCACGGCGAGGGGATGACGGTCCTCATCCCCTCCTACGCCGAGGAGCCCGCGGTCATCCGCAAGACCATGTGGTCTGCGGCGCTGCAGGAGTATCCGTCCCTGCGGGTCGTGCTGCTGCTGGATGACCCTCCATTCCCCACGGATCCGCACACCCTCGCGCGCCTGGAGGCGACCCGCCAGATCGCCCTCGGAATCGCCGAGGATCTGGCCGAGCCCGCCTATCGCTTCACAGAGGCTTTGTTCGACTTCGAGCAGCGTGCCGCGACAGGCGGCGTCGGCGAGGCGGAGATCCGGTCCCTCCGCGACGAGTACCGCTACGCGGTCGCCTGGTTGAACGACATGGCGGACTCCGAACCGCACGAGGACCACGTCGACACCTTCTTCATCGACCAGGTCGTGCGCGGGCTGGCCGACGACCTGGACCTCACCGCGTCCGCGTTGGAGTCCGCAGCAGAATCGGGAACAGAGCTCTCACACCAGCGGCTGCACGAACTGCACCGGCGCCTGGTGTGGATCTTCTCCGTGGATGTGGGCACGTTCGAGCGCAAACGCTACGCGTCGCTGTCCAGCGAAGCGAACAAGGCGATGAACCTCAACGCGTATATCGGTCTGATGGGCGGTCGTTACCGCTTCGTGGAGGGCCCCGGCCGCAAGACCGTGCTGCGCCTGGTCGCGGGCGCCGGGCAGGAGGCGGATCTCGTCATCCCCAACTCGGACTACCTGCTCACCCTCGACGCCGACTCGCTCCTGCTGCGCGATTACTGCCTGCGCCTGGTCTACTTCCTCGAGCAGCCCGGCAACGAACGCGTCGCAGTCACCCAGACGCCGTACTCCTCGTTCCGCGGCGCCCCGACGCGCATCGAACGTCTGGCGGGCGCGACGACGGACATCCAGCACATCCTCCATCAGGGCATGTCGGGCTACGACGCGACCTTCTGGGTCGGGGCCAACGCCGTGATCCGTATGGAGGCGATGGACGACATCATGCAGATCGACGACGTCGACGGCTTCGAGGTGCGCCGCTACGTGCAGGACCGCACCGTGATCGAGGACACCGAGTCCTCGGTGGACCTCGCCGATCACAACTGGACGCTCGTGAACTACCCCGAGCGCCTCAGCTACTCGGCCACGCCGCCGGATTTCGGCTCCCTCGTGGTGCAACGGCGACGCTGGGCGAACGGCGGCCTGCTCATCCTGCCGAAGTTCCTGCGCCAGGTGCGCGCCCGCAGACGCACTTCGCGCCCCGTGCGCCTGGGCGAGTGGATGATCCGCGTGAACTACATGGCCTCGCTCGCATGGGCCAGCTTCGCCTTGCTCTTCCTGCTCACGTTCCCCTTCGACAGCGACCTGCTGAGCCCGCTCGTCCTGGTGGCGGCCGCGCCGTACTTCCTGTGCCAGGCGAGCGACCTCAAGTACTCGGGCTATCGCTACCTCGACATCCTGCGCATCTACGGCTTCAACCTCATCCTGCTGCCGGTGAATCTCGCCGGCGTGCTGAAATCCGTCGAGCAGGGCCTGACCGGCCGCAAGATCCCCTTCGCCCGCACCCCGAAGGTGCGTGAGCGCACGGCGACGACGCTCCTCTATGTCGTCGCCCCCTGGGCGATCGTCGCGTTCTCGATCTTCACCGCGTGGTGGAGCTTCAACGCCCAGAACTGGGGAACGTTCTTCTTCGGCGCGCTCAACACGGTCTGCGCCCTGTGGGCGTGTGTCGAGAACATCGGCATCCGCAACTCGATCGTCGATGTGTGGATGGGGCTGACCAACTGGATGTGGGTCACCGTGCCCACCGAGACCGTGGGGCGCGCCGCCCCCGGCGAACCCGGCTTCGATTGGCAGGACGCGCTGTTCCACGGCTACCCCGCCGCCGGCGATCCCGTGCGCCGCGCGGCCCGCCCCACCCCGTCCGCCGCGGTCAAGACGGCACCCTCGCGCGCTCTCGAGGCGAGAAGCGCGGCGGGCCGGCGCGCATGA
- a CDS encoding carbohydrate binding domain-containing protein has product MRPPLRTPRRARARGPRTVGALLGIGALALSSAVAIPAAHAASTPLIANGTFETGISGWTAPLGGTLAESNDAKSGSKSLAISGRTTFQSGPTATVTGLLDPAKSYDLSLAVKFDTGAATQNFNVVLCTSSRSQCDVVTSATVTAGQWKVLEKTFTPAIANYDIMFVETPWNTNVQSFVIDDVSLTTAGGTDPGTPVVTEPPAVAGNLLPDGRFVDGFTGWTAVRSGTLALSDDAASGAHSLKVTGRTNTQSGPFASVTGKLEAGATYRLGGKLKYTEGEPTQQFNFTFCPSNFNGCVDNGQTYTRGEWGTFSKEFTAGANHASADWLFVETPWGSSALQDFQVDDMSLIKVADAPATPTYGSLEEVQTKPIGDHNPLVGHKFGADPHHLIYNGRLYIYSTDDTQQYEANTKDANGLPTQSNGYGAITRLNVMSTSDMVNWVDHGAVPIAREGGAAPWARNSWAPAAIEKDGKVYLYFCDSGTGTAVVVGGSPLGPWTDPVGKKIIPDTVSPEYIAGGGFPAGMWLFDPEVFIDDDGQAYLYFGGNSQIGSGSNVQGPQNPKSTRVVKLKDDMVTLDGDPVEIDGPGMFEASSMFKRGDTYYYSYSSNFQVRPQEGVYPPTGAIAYMMTDDPMNLPASKYAGVAFQNQSNFFGAGNGGNNHSDMFTFKGETYFTYHAQTRGAAWAAALGTPGSTQGYRSVHIDKLEFNADGTIKPVQGTRAGVEQVEAFDPYRTFEAETLAWQLGLKTVATDAASVEFPEHNGSGNMALSSIDDGDFAGISGVDFGDGAASVSARVKPLVEGASIQVRLDEVDGPVVGEIAVEGTVGEWTTVKADVTGATGEHDVFFVFAEPEGGTDSKLMEVDNWTFTAEEGTEPGEPGEPGEPGEPGEPGEPGEPGEPGEPGEPGEPGEPGEPGEPGEPGESDVTAVLSRTDVRAGESVTVTAQGLDVAKVEIGIASTYRALATVDVTDGALRATVTIPADITPGEHHIQLRDGDRILAELPVTVRAAAGALAATGQDTTPMMSASLFGAAMLGLGILAMLRLRARARRSEL; this is encoded by the coding sequence GTGAGACCACCCCTACGCACCCCGCGCCGTGCACGCGCACGCGGGCCACGGACAGTCGGCGCGCTGCTGGGAATCGGCGCGCTCGCGCTGTCCTCGGCGGTCGCGATCCCCGCGGCCCATGCCGCATCCACCCCACTGATCGCGAACGGCACGTTCGAGACCGGGATCAGCGGCTGGACCGCGCCCCTGGGTGGAACGCTCGCCGAGAGCAACGATGCCAAGTCGGGGAGCAAGTCGCTCGCCATCAGCGGGCGCACCACGTTCCAGTCGGGACCGACGGCCACCGTCACGGGTCTCCTGGATCCGGCGAAGAGCTACGACCTGTCGCTCGCGGTGAAGTTCGACACGGGCGCGGCCACGCAGAACTTCAACGTCGTGCTGTGCACGAGCTCGCGCAGCCAGTGCGATGTCGTGACCAGCGCCACGGTCACGGCGGGCCAGTGGAAGGTCCTCGAGAAGACCTTCACCCCGGCGATCGCGAACTACGACATCATGTTCGTCGAGACGCCGTGGAACACGAACGTGCAGAGCTTCGTCATCGACGATGTCTCCCTGACCACGGCAGGCGGCACCGACCCCGGCACTCCCGTCGTGACCGAGCCGCCGGCCGTCGCCGGCAACCTGCTTCCCGATGGCCGGTTCGTGGACGGGTTCACGGGATGGACCGCGGTCCGCTCCGGCACGCTCGCCCTGAGCGATGACGCGGCCAGCGGGGCGCACTCCCTCAAGGTCACCGGTCGAACCAACACCCAGTCGGGGCCCTTCGCCTCGGTGACGGGCAAGCTCGAGGCCGGCGCCACCTACCGTCTCGGGGGCAAGCTGAAGTACACCGAGGGTGAGCCGACCCAGCAGTTCAACTTCACGTTCTGCCCGAGCAACTTCAACGGCTGCGTCGACAATGGTCAGACCTACACGCGCGGCGAGTGGGGCACCTTCTCCAAGGAGTTCACGGCCGGGGCCAACCACGCGTCCGCGGACTGGCTCTTCGTCGAGACACCGTGGGGATCGAGTGCACTGCAGGACTTCCAGGTCGACGACATGTCGCTGATCAAGGTCGCGGACGCCCCGGCGACCCCGACCTACGGCAGCCTGGAAGAGGTGCAGACCAAGCCCATCGGCGACCACAACCCGCTCGTCGGCCACAAGTTCGGCGCCGACCCGCACCACCTGATCTACAACGGCCGCCTCTACATCTACTCGACGGATGACACGCAGCAGTACGAGGCGAACACCAAGGACGCCAACGGCCTGCCGACGCAGTCGAACGGCTACGGTGCCATCACGCGTCTGAACGTCATGTCGACCTCCGACATGGTCAACTGGGTCGACCACGGCGCGGTTCCGATCGCGCGTGAGGGCGGCGCAGCTCCGTGGGCGCGCAACTCCTGGGCTCCGGCGGCGATCGAGAAGGACGGCAAGGTGTACCTGTACTTCTGCGACAGCGGTACCGGCACGGCCGTCGTCGTGGGTGGATCGCCCCTCGGGCCCTGGACCGACCCGGTCGGCAAGAAGATCATCCCCGACACCGTCTCGCCCGAGTACATCGCCGGCGGTGGATTCCCCGCGGGGATGTGGCTGTTCGACCCCGAGGTCTTCATCGACGACGACGGACAGGCGTACCTGTACTTCGGCGGCAACTCGCAGATCGGCTCGGGCAGCAACGTCCAGGGTCCGCAGAACCCGAAGTCGACGCGCGTCGTGAAGCTGAAGGACGACATGGTGACGCTCGACGGCGACCCCGTGGAGATCGACGGCCCCGGCATGTTCGAGGCCTCGAGCATGTTCAAGCGCGGCGACACGTACTACTACTCGTACTCGTCGAACTTCCAGGTGCGTCCGCAGGAGGGGGTCTACCCGCCCACCGGAGCGATTGCCTACATGATGACCGACGACCCGATGAACCTGCCGGCGTCCAAGTACGCGGGTGTCGCCTTCCAGAACCAGTCGAACTTCTTCGGCGCGGGTAACGGCGGCAACAACCACTCCGACATGTTCACGTTCAAGGGCGAGACGTACTTCACGTACCACGCTCAGACGCGTGGCGCGGCGTGGGCTGCGGCGCTCGGAACCCCGGGATCGACCCAGGGCTACCGCTCGGTGCACATCGACAAGCTCGAATTCAACGCGGACGGCACCATCAAGCCCGTCCAGGGAACCCGCGCAGGCGTCGAGCAGGTCGAGGCGTTCGACCCGTACCGCACCTTCGAGGCCGAGACGCTGGCATGGCAGCTCGGGCTGAAGACGGTCGCGACGGATGCGGCGTCGGTCGAGTTCCCCGAGCACAACGGCAGCGGCAACATGGCGCTGAGCTCCATCGACGACGGCGACTTCGCGGGAATCTCGGGGGTCGACTTCGGTGACGGGGCCGCCTCGGTCTCGGCCCGGGTCAAGCCGCTCGTGGAGGGCGCGTCGATCCAGGTCCGGCTCGACGAGGTCGACGGCCCCGTCGTCGGCGAGATCGCCGTCGAGGGAACCGTGGGCGAGTGGACCACCGTGAAGGCTGACGTCACCGGCGCGACCGGGGAGCACGATGTGTTCTTCGTCTTCGCGGAGCCCGAGGGCGGCACGGACTCGAAGCTCATGGAGGTCGACAACTGGACCTTCACGGCTGAAGAGGGAACCGAGCCCGGCGAGCCCGGCGAGCCCGGTGAGCCTGGTGAGCCTGGTGAGCCTGGTGAGCCTGGTGAGCCTGGTGAGCCTGGTGAGCCTGGTGAGCCTGGTGAGCCCGGTGAGCCCGGTGAGCCCGGTGAGCCCGGTGAGCCCGGCGAATCCGATGTGACCGCGGTCCTGTCGCGTACGGATGTGCGTGCGGGTGAATCGGTGACGGTGACGGCGCAGGGACTCGATGTCGCGAAGGTGGAGATCGGCATCGCGAGCACGTATCGCGCGCTCGCCACGGTCGATGTGACCGACGGCGCGCTCCGTGCGACCGTGACGATCCCCGCGGACATCACGCCGGGGGAGCACCACATCCAACTGCGCGATGGCGACCGGATCCTCGCTGAGCTGCCCGTCACCGTACGTGCGGCCGCGGGTGCGCTGGCCGCGACGGGGCAGGACACGACGCCGATGATGTCCGCGTCGCTGTTCGGCGCCGCGATGCTCGGCCTCGGCATCCTGGCGATGCTCCGGCTGCGGGCGCGGGCGCGTCGCTCCGAGCTGTAA
- a CDS encoding chitinase — translation MNPRVAYTAPPAPGPYDGKRLSPWRVALGVIILVAIVAGSLFGYRLLVVDQVRAVTGAAWFAPYVDVTTTPFFAFEKPENDADRNVVLSFVVAAAADSCTPSWGGYYNLDEAARDVDLDRRITRLRESGGDVVLSFGGAAGTELANACSDEEGLGQAYRSVIDRYDVTTIDLDIEGANLEDPVSGLRRAVAIADLQGERRAAGDDLAVWLTLPVAPDGLTAAARTAVAQMLESGVDLTGVNVMTMDYGVDRGTQTMAETAIDALRATHAQLGALYEDAGTTLTAPTLWGKLAATPMIGQNDVAGEVFTLDDATALNAFAQQQRMSRLSMWSLNRDRTCGTNYADTSVVSNDCSGVDQQDTTFAETLQPGFEATPDASAGRRTTPEPVPTVTDDPAASPYPIWTETNTYLSGAKVVWRQNVYEAKWWTRGDDPDNPLADADSWPWRLIGPVLPGETPYPQPTLPAGTYPDWDPAATYTEGQRVMFQQVPYEAKYWTRGDSPAAQATDADGSPWQPLTIAQLEQIIQSGP, via the coding sequence ATGAACCCACGCGTCGCCTACACCGCACCGCCCGCTCCCGGCCCGTACGACGGCAAACGCCTGTCACCGTGGCGGGTCGCGCTCGGGGTCATCATCCTCGTCGCCATCGTCGCCGGTTCGCTCTTCGGCTACCGCCTCCTCGTGGTGGACCAGGTGCGCGCGGTCACGGGCGCTGCATGGTTCGCGCCGTACGTCGACGTCACGACGACACCGTTCTTCGCTTTCGAGAAGCCCGAGAACGATGCCGACCGCAACGTCGTGCTCTCGTTCGTGGTGGCCGCCGCGGCGGATTCGTGCACGCCGTCCTGGGGCGGGTACTACAACTTGGACGAGGCGGCGCGCGATGTGGATCTCGATCGGCGCATCACGCGGCTGCGCGAGAGCGGCGGCGATGTCGTCCTGTCCTTCGGCGGGGCAGCGGGCACCGAGCTCGCCAACGCCTGCTCCGACGAAGAGGGACTCGGGCAGGCATATCGGAGCGTCATCGACCGCTACGACGTGACGACGATCGACCTCGACATCGAGGGTGCGAACCTCGAAGACCCGGTGTCGGGTCTTCGCCGGGCGGTCGCGATCGCCGATCTCCAGGGCGAGCGGCGGGCGGCGGGCGACGACCTCGCCGTCTGGCTCACCCTGCCGGTCGCGCCCGACGGGCTGACCGCGGCCGCGCGCACCGCCGTCGCTCAGATGCTGGAGTCCGGCGTGGATCTGACCGGGGTCAACGTCATGACGATGGACTACGGCGTCGACCGCGGCACGCAGACCATGGCCGAGACCGCCATCGACGCGCTCCGCGCGACGCATGCGCAGCTCGGCGCGCTCTACGAGGATGCCGGGACGACGCTGACCGCACCCACCCTCTGGGGCAAGCTGGCCGCCACGCCCATGATCGGTCAGAACGACGTCGCCGGCGAGGTCTTCACCCTCGACGATGCGACCGCGCTGAACGCCTTCGCGCAGCAGCAGCGGATGTCGCGACTGTCGATGTGGTCGCTGAACCGTGACCGGACGTGCGGCACCAACTACGCCGACACCTCGGTCGTCTCCAACGATTGCAGCGGCGTCGACCAGCAGGACACGACATTCGCCGAGACACTGCAGCCCGGATTCGAGGCGACACCCGACGCGTCAGCGGGGCGCCGCACCACGCCGGAGCCCGTTCCCACGGTGACCGACGACCCCGCCGCCAGCCCGTACCCGATCTGGACCGAGACCAACACGTACCTCTCTGGCGCGAAGGTCGTCTGGCGGCAGAACGTCTACGAGGCGAAGTGGTGGACGCGCGGCGACGATCCGGACAACCCGTTGGCGGACGCGGACTCGTGGCCGTGGCGGCTCATCGGCCCCGTGCTGCCGGGCGAGACGCCCTACCCGCAGCCCACACTGCCGGCGGGCACCTACCCGGACTGGGATCCGGCCGCGACATACACCGAGGGTCAACGGGTGATGTTCCAGCAGGTCCCTTACGAAGCCAAGTACTGGACGCGCGGCGACAGCCCCGCTGCCCAGGCCACGGACGCGGACGGCTCGCCGTGGCAACCGCTGACGATCGCGCAGCTCGAGCAGATCATCCAGAGCGGCCCCTGA